A stretch of Christensenellaceae bacterium DNA encodes these proteins:
- a CDS encoding adenylosuccinate lyase: MRDVYENPLITRYASREMSHIFSDDMKFKTWRRLWIALAEAESEMGLPITKEQIAELKEHAEDINYDVAEAREKEVRHDVMSHVYAYGMQCPSAKGIIHLGATSCFVGDNTDIIVMDHAIRAIELKLVNVIARLKEFALQYKDMPTLGFTHYQPAQLTTVGKRATLWMQDLVMDYEQLQFVKSQIRLRGVKGTTGTQASFLTLFEGDAKKVRELEQKVAKKMGYSKVFAVTGQTYPRKFDSIVVDLLSSIAQSAYKFANDLRLLQNLKEVEEPFGKKQIGSSAMAYKRNPMRSERICSLARYIISLASSPAITASTQWFERTLDDSANKRLVIPQGFLALDAILNIYLNVTSGMVVYPKVIEKRINEELPFMATETILMDAVKRGGDRQELHEKIREYSMMAGRRVKEEGKSNNLIDLIKEDPAFHMSPEEIDSIMDPRNFIGLADKQVDDFIRAEADPILECFKGKLAMHGEVSV, translated from the coding sequence ATGAGAGACGTTTATGAAAATCCTTTGATCACGAGATATGCAAGCAGGGAAATGTCGCATATTTTTTCGGACGATATGAAATTCAAAACATGGCGCAGATTGTGGATCGCCCTCGCGGAAGCGGAAAGCGAAATGGGCCTGCCCATCACCAAAGAGCAGATTGCAGAGCTGAAAGAACATGCGGAAGACATCAATTACGACGTAGCGGAAGCACGCGAAAAGGAAGTTCGGCATGATGTAATGTCCCATGTATATGCGTACGGCATGCAATGCCCGAGCGCAAAAGGGATTATTCATCTCGGCGCGACCAGCTGTTTTGTAGGTGACAATACGGATATTATCGTCATGGACCATGCAATCAGGGCAATTGAGCTTAAACTTGTTAATGTCATTGCACGCTTAAAAGAGTTTGCACTGCAATATAAAGATATGCCCACGCTCGGCTTTACGCATTACCAGCCGGCTCAACTGACGACAGTCGGCAAACGCGCGACGCTCTGGATGCAGGATCTTGTGATGGACTATGAACAGTTGCAGTTTGTAAAATCACAGATCAGGCTGCGCGGCGTAAAGGGTACGACAGGTACGCAGGCCAGCTTTCTGACACTTTTTGAAGGAGACGCAAAAAAAGTCAGGGAATTGGAGCAAAAGGTCGCCAAAAAAATGGGCTACAGCAAGGTATTTGCCGTAACGGGTCAAACCTATCCGCGTAAATTTGACAGCATAGTGGTGGACCTTTTATCCAGCATTGCGCAAAGCGCATACAAATTTGCCAACGACCTGCGTCTTTTGCAAAATTTAAAGGAAGTGGAAGAACCGTTTGGCAAAAAGCAGATCGGCTCGTCTGCAATGGCTTATAAACGTAATCCGATGCGTTCGGAGCGCATTTGCTCGCTGGCGCGGTATATTATAAGCCTGGCGTCCAGTCCGGCGATAACGGCGTCTACGCAGTGGTTTGAGAGAACGCTCGACGACAGCGCAAACAAACGATTGGTGATTCCTCAGGGCTTCCTGGCCCTTGATGCAATCCTCAATATCTATCTCAACGTTACGAGCGGCATGGTGGTATATCCCAAGGTCATTGAAAAACGAATCAATGAAGAGTTGCCTTTTATGGCTACGGAGACGATTTTGATGGATGCCGTAAAACGCGGCGGAGACAGGCAGGAGTTACATGAGAAGATACGCGAATATTCCATGATGGCGGGAAGAAGAGTCAAAGAGGAAGGGAAGAGCAATAATCTTATTGATCTGATCAAGGAAGACCCCGCGTTCCATATGAGTCCGGAAGAAATTGATTCAATTATGGATCCCCGAAATTTTATAGGGCTTGCCGATAAGCAGGTGGATGATTTTATCCGCGCGGAGGCAGACCCGATCCTCGAATGTTTCAAAGGAAAACTTGCTATGCATGGGGAAGTTAGCGTATAA
- the rny gene encoding ribonuclease Y: MEWLIPILVGVGGLVIGLIVGYLYRRNIAESKIGRAEDSVKKLIDEAQKRAEVIRKETVLEAQEEVHKLRSEFDKESRERRNEITKIEKRLVQREELLDKKLESIEQKEEQVNKKNREITKAKDDLAAVHAQQLEQLEHISGMTIDEAKGLLLEKVEHEARHDMAVMLRDIEQKAKDEADKKARNILSLAIQKCAADHVAESTVSVVNLPNDEMKGRIIGREGRNIRTLETATGIDLIIDDTPEAVILSGFDPVRREVARIALEKLIVDGRIHPARIEEMVHKAQKEVETQIKEAGEQAVFDVGIHSLHPELVRLLGRLKYRTSYGQNVLKHSIEVAHLASLMAAEIGANAKFAKRAGLLHDIGKAVDHEVEGPHIQIGADLAKKYKENADIINAIAAHHGDVEPKTVEAVLVQAADAISAARPGARRESLENYIKRLENLEEIANSFAGVDKSYAIQAGREIRIIVKPEEIDDAGTTLIARDIVKKIESELDYPGQIKVNVIRETRTTDYAK; encoded by the coding sequence GTGGAATGGCTTATTCCTATCCTTGTAGGCGTAGGCGGACTGGTTATCGGACTTATTGTAGGTTACTTATACAGACGTAATATAGCCGAATCGAAAATCGGCCGCGCCGAGGATTCCGTTAAAAAGCTGATCGATGAAGCGCAGAAACGCGCGGAAGTCATCAGAAAAGAAACGGTACTCGAGGCTCAGGAAGAAGTTCACAAACTGCGTAGCGAATTTGACAAGGAATCACGAGAGAGACGTAATGAAATTACCAAGATTGAAAAAAGATTAGTACAAAGAGAAGAACTGCTAGACAAAAAGTTAGAAAGCATTGAACAAAAAGAAGAGCAGGTAAACAAGAAGAACAGGGAAATTACGAAAGCCAAAGATGATTTGGCTGCAGTGCATGCTCAACAACTGGAACAATTGGAGCATATCTCCGGCATGACAATCGACGAAGCTAAGGGATTGCTGCTTGAAAAGGTTGAGCACGAGGCAAGGCACGATATGGCGGTCATGCTGCGTGATATTGAGCAAAAAGCGAAAGATGAAGCCGATAAAAAGGCAAGGAACATTCTTTCGCTGGCAATACAAAAATGTGCCGCCGATCATGTTGCAGAGAGCACGGTTTCCGTTGTAAACCTTCCCAACGATGAAATGAAAGGAAGAATCATCGGACGTGAGGGACGTAATATCCGTACGTTGGAAACAGCGACGGGGATTGACCTGATCATCGACGACACACCCGAGGCAGTCATCCTTTCCGGTTTTGATCCGGTGAGGCGTGAGGTTGCCAGGATTGCACTGGAAAAATTGATCGTGGACGGGAGAATTCATCCCGCGCGTATCGAGGAAATGGTGCATAAAGCGCAGAAAGAAGTGGAAACACAGATCAAGGAAGCCGGCGAACAAGCCGTCTTTGATGTCGGGATCCATTCCCTGCATCCGGAACTGGTAAGGCTTTTGGGGAGACTGAAATACCGTACCAGCTATGGACAAAACGTATTGAAACATTCGATTGAAGTGGCGCATTTGGCTTCTCTTATGGCTGCTGAGATCGGCGCAAACGCTAAGTTTGCCAAACGGGCGGGTCTGCTGCATGACATCGGTAAAGCCGTTGACCATGAAGTAGAAGGACCGCATATCCAGATCGGCGCGGATCTTGCAAAGAAATATAAAGAAAATGCAGACATCATCAATGCGATTGCTGCACATCATGGCGACGTGGAACCCAAGACGGTGGAAGCCGTTCTGGTACAGGCTGCCGATGCGATTTCTGCCGCAAGGCCGGGCGCGAGAAGGGAATCTTTGGAAAATTACATAAAACGTCTTGAAAATCTCGAGGAGATTGCAAATTCATTTGCAGGCGTCGATAAGTCTTATGCAATTCAGGCTGGCAGAGAGATCAGAATTATTGTCAAGCCGGAGGAGATCGACGACGCGGGAACGACTCTGATAGCAAGAGATATCGTTAAGAAAATCGAATCTGAACTTGATTACCCGGGACAGATCAAAGTAAACGTGATTCGGGAAACAAGAACGACAGATTACGCAAAGTAA
- a CDS encoding FAD-dependent oxidoreductase, whose product MANDLIVVGGGAAGMMAAYAAAMRGIQTILVEKNEKVGKKLFITGKGRCNITNDCDISDFFMHISRNSKFLMSALYAFSNASLIELLGKYGLRTKVERGGRVFPLSDRSQDVIRTLEKMLREAGVKRMLQADVVTIDKVGDVFDIALKDGEQIKTSALILATGGKSYPLTGSTGDGYRFAESFGHTVLPPVPALIPLEDAHNICPKMQGLTLKNVGFTLFQNNKKIYEEQGEMLFTHFGISGPVVLSASNYIDHQKQPLDLRAEIDFKPALHEEKLDARLLREFEANQNKQLKNVMTSLLPQKTIYPFLRETRLDENKAVHSITREERARLCHGLKHFSIKIADTRPVEEGIITAGGVNTREINPSTMESKIVKNLYFAGEIIDVHAQTGGFNLQIAFSTGFLAGSSVFD is encoded by the coding sequence ATGGCGAATGATTTAATTGTCGTAGGCGGCGGCGCGGCGGGGATGATGGCGGCGTATGCTGCCGCGATGCGCGGCATTCAGACGATTCTGGTTGAGAAGAATGAAAAGGTCGGCAAAAAATTATTTATTACCGGAAAAGGGCGCTGTAATATTACCAACGATTGTGACATCAGCGATTTTTTTATGCACATTTCCAGAAACAGCAAGTTCCTGATGAGCGCGCTGTACGCCTTTTCCAACGCCAGTCTGATTGAACTTTTGGGGAAATACGGCCTGCGGACAAAGGTGGAGCGCGGCGGCCGTGTTTTTCCGCTCAGCGACAGATCGCAGGATGTTATCCGCACACTTGAAAAAATGCTGCGTGAAGCAGGCGTAAAGCGTATGCTGCAAGCGGATGTGGTTACAATTGATAAGGTGGGGGATGTATTCGATATAGCGTTAAAAGATGGGGAGCAGATAAAGACATCTGCCCTTATATTGGCAACGGGTGGGAAATCTTATCCGCTGACCGGTTCGACAGGCGACGGATACCGATTCGCAGAGAGTTTCGGCCATACGGTGCTGCCGCCTGTGCCCGCGCTGATTCCGTTGGAGGATGCGCACAATATATGCCCAAAAATGCAGGGTTTAACATTGAAAAACGTTGGTTTTACCTTGTTCCAGAATAATAAAAAGATCTATGAGGAACAGGGTGAAATGCTTTTTACCCATTTTGGTATTTCCGGCCCTGTCGTCCTTTCAGCAAGCAATTATATCGACCATCAAAAACAACCGCTTGACCTGCGGGCGGAAATTGATTTTAAGCCGGCGCTTCATGAGGAGAAGCTGGACGCGCGCCTGCTGCGCGAATTTGAGGCAAATCAAAACAAGCAGCTAAAAAACGTAATGACCAGCCTGTTGCCGCAAAAGACTATTTATCCTTTTTTGCGTGAAACCAGATTGGACGAAAATAAAGCCGTCCATTCCATCACTAGGGAAGAACGCGCGCGCTTATGCCACGGCCTTAAACATTTCTCAATTAAAATTGCGGATACGCGTCCGGTCGAAGAAGGAATTATTACGGCGGGCGGCGTGAACACCCGCGAGATCAATCCCTCGACGATGGAGAGCAAAATCGTGAAAAACCTGTATTTTGCGGGGGAAATCATCGATGTCCATGCGCAAACCGGCGGATTTAACCTGCAAATTGCTTTTTCGACAGGATTCCTTGCCGGCAGCAGTGTATTTGATTGA
- a CDS encoding N-acetylmannosamine kinase has product MNHNVMDRINNGYAKMSKGQKLIADYILKEYDKAAFMTAATLSGLVGVSESTVVRFAYALGYDGYPKLQKDLQEVIQTKLTTAQRLNLMEGLTSEEVINASFKTDINNLRVTREHIDTQNIEQIVDSIDKARKIYILGTRSSGPLAEFLHYYMNYMNENIKLIRFDGSDIFNQILSADENDVAIAISFPRYSMRTIEGMNYLKNSGCKVIAITDNEAAPPAQIADYTLTAKSYMNSFVDSFVAPLAVINLLIIMLGLRKKEVLFSNFNRLEELWQLNDVYATKELDAQITDEDIYGE; this is encoded by the coding sequence ATGAATCATAATGTTATGGACCGCATCAACAATGGCTATGCGAAAATGTCCAAAGGTCAGAAGCTGATAGCGGATTATATATTGAAAGAATACGATAAAGCGGCGTTTATGACGGCGGCTACTTTAAGCGGTCTCGTAGGCGTAAGCGAATCGACGGTCGTACGTTTTGCCTATGCTTTGGGATACGATGGTTATCCAAAACTGCAAAAAGATTTGCAGGAAGTGATTCAGACCAAGCTGACGACGGCGCAACGGCTTAATTTAATGGAAGGGCTCACTTCCGAGGAAGTTATTAACGCATCCTTTAAGACGGACATCAATAATCTGCGCGTTACGCGGGAACACATCGACACACAAAATATCGAGCAAATCGTTGATAGCATCGATAAAGCCCGCAAAATTTATATTCTGGGAACGCGCTCCAGCGGACCGCTTGCGGAATTCCTGCATTATTATATGAATTACATGAATGAGAATATCAAATTGATCCGTTTTGACGGCAGCGATATTTTCAATCAGATACTAAGCGCAGATGAAAACGACGTGGCTATCGCCATCAGCTTTCCGCGCTATTCGATGAGAACGATCGAGGGGATGAACTACCTGAAGAACAGTGGTTGCAAGGTGATCGCAATTACCGATAACGAAGCGGCTCCACCGGCGCAGATCGCGGATTATACCCTGACGGCAAAGAGTTATATGAACTCCTTTGTCGATTCTTTCGTTGCGCCGCTGGCGGTGATCAACTTATTGATCATTATGCTCGGCCTGCGCAAGAAAGAAGTGCTGTTTTCTAATTTCAACAGGCTGGAGGAGCTTTGGCAGTTGAACGATGTATACGCGACCAAAGAGCTTGACGCGCAGATCACGGACGAGGATATTTATGGCGAATGA